Part of the Streptococcus ilei genome is shown below.
TCAAAGAAACTCTGAACTATGTCGGCCTGAGTAATACAGGCAAGAAAAAATTTCGTGATTTTTCACTGGGAATGAAACAACGGTTGGGAATTGCCATTGCGCTCATTGCCAAACCCGACTTCCTCATTCTGGACGAACCCATCAATGGTCTTGATCCGGTCGGAATCAAGGAATTTCGTCAGATGATCAAGCGCCTCAATGATGAACTCGGCATGACCATCCTCATTTCCAGTCATATCCTCTCTGAACTCTATCTGGTTGCTAATCGCTTTGGCATTGTCGACCAAGGACGCCTGATCAAAGAAATTAGCAAGGCCGAATTCGAAGAACAGGGAGAAGATTACATCATCCTCAAGACCAATCAACTAGCCCTTGCGAGTCAACTGATCCAGGATCAACTCCATCATCGCATCAAGGTCATCGATAAGGATGGAGAAATCCATATCTTTGGCCAGACTCACGATATTAAAGTCATTGTCAAAGCTCTCGTTCAAGCAGATATTGATGTAGACGAAATCTACTATGCCCGCCAAGATCTGGAAAAATTCTTTACGGACCTGGTAGACTAGTCAACCCACCGTCTTGTATTACTTATCCCACACATTTCATTTAGGAGATTTATCATGTTGCATACCATTCAAGCAGATTTTTATAGACTTTTTCGCTCCAAAGGTTTTTGGATTACAGAAGCCATTCTCGTTCTCAACATCCTGTCTGGAGTCATCTTTGGAGTTGCTGGACACGCCGGTGTCAATACGGAATCAAAAATCCCCCTAACGACAGAAGTTTGGACGGGTTTTAAAGCCTTGATCAACTACTCCGCCAGCATCAGTATGACCATTCTCTTTACTATTATTGTCATCACCCTGGTCCTGGGAACAGATTTAACACAAAATTTATACAAGAATAGTCTAGCCTATGGTGTCTCTCGCACTAGCTACTACTTTGCTAAAAGTGCTGTTGTCTTGACCATTGCTCTTTTCCAATTTCTCGTTTCTTATGGTCTTGTCTTCTCGATCGCGACCCTCTACAATGGACTTGGCACCATGCCTGACCACTTCTTCTCTCATTTTGGCTTGACCCTTCTGATTCAGTTCCTCTCCACCTTGGCTTGGGTCAGCATTATTTCCTTCCTCCTTTACGCCAGCCAATCTATCACCTTGGCTTTCGTTGGCTACTTTGTTGGAAATATCTTCTTAAGCCTTCCTGCGCTCTTCTTTAAAGACATCGACATTTTGCACTATCTAAACTTGGAATTCCAATATTCCATGGTCCAAAGTACGACAGCAACCAACAATACCCTCTCTATCGCCCTTGGATTCATCCTTGTTTTCGGCTTCCTGGGACTCGCTACTTTCAAACACAAAGATTTATAAAAAGTAGGACTTGACGATTGGTCAAGTCCTACTTTTTTAATGTAATGGTCAAGATAAACCAGTCTGCCTCCGTTGCCAGTTGCAAATCTCCCCCTAAAATCTCTACAAAATTTTGAATGATGTAGAGACCCAAGCCAGAAGACTCCTCTGTATCCGATAGATTTTCGGAGTAGAAGCGACTAGCTAATTGGTCTAAGTGTTGAATCGGCTGTTGCACAATATTTCGCAGTTCGACCCGAATTGTCTCCACATCAGAAGTCAGGGTCAAACGGGCCTCTTCCTTCCCATGCTTGAGGACATTGCTGAGCATATTTTGCAAGAGGCGCTCCCAAAGCTCAGGATCAGTAGCATAATGGAGATGCTCTTCTAACTCTACCTCTAGTGCAATCCCCGCCTCAGACAAGCTATCATAATACTGGA
Proteins encoded:
- a CDS encoding ABC transporter ATP-binding protein gives rise to the protein MEKVLEISHLSKKFGQQYALNDVNLSIRKGDVYGLIGKNGAGKTTLIKVITQLIQETDGSVSLFASTNRSQWTQALKRVGSVIESPVAHKHMTAYQNLVYYCKARHIPNPDQVIKETLNYVGLSNTGKKKFRDFSLGMKQRLGIAIALIAKPDFLILDEPINGLDPVGIKEFRQMIKRLNDELGMTILISSHILSELYLVANRFGIVDQGRLIKEISKAEFEEQGEDYIILKTNQLALASQLIQDQLHHRIKVIDKDGEIHIFGQTHDIKVIVKALVQADIDVDEIYYARQDLEKFFTDLVD
- a CDS encoding ABC transporter permease, translating into MLHTIQADFYRLFRSKGFWITEAILVLNILSGVIFGVAGHAGVNTESKIPLTTEVWTGFKALINYSASISMTILFTIIVITLVLGTDLTQNLYKNSLAYGVSRTSYYFAKSAVVLTIALFQFLVSYGLVFSIATLYNGLGTMPDHFFSHFGLTLLIQFLSTLAWVSIISFLLYASQSITLAFVGYFVGNIFLSLPALFFKDIDILHYLNLEFQYSMVQSTTATNNTLSIALGFILVFGFLGLATFKHKDL